One Shewanella sp. MR-4 DNA window includes the following coding sequences:
- a CDS encoding SDR family NAD(P)-dependent oxidoreductase: MILITGASSGLGAALAALYAKDNQALTLTGRDANRLHTVANALSPFSTQSISAISADLADEASVEALFDGLTDTPNTVIHCAGSGYFGALETQGTSEIQALLNNNVTSTILLVRELVKRYKQQAVKVVVVMSTAALAAKAGESTYCAAKWAVRGFIESVRLELKQSQMKLIAVYPGGMDTGFWPSSGKSLDTSSFMSADEAASMLKQALLATEHGYIADITIQRG; this comes from the coding sequence ATGATACTGATTACTGGCGCAAGCAGTGGCTTAGGCGCGGCATTAGCCGCCCTGTATGCCAAGGATAACCAAGCGCTTACACTGACGGGGCGCGATGCCAATCGCCTGCATACCGTGGCCAATGCCCTCAGCCCATTTTCGACCCAAAGCATCAGCGCCATTAGTGCCGATTTAGCGGACGAAGCGAGTGTCGAAGCGCTATTCGATGGTCTCACCGATACCCCCAACACGGTCATCCACTGCGCTGGCAGTGGTTACTTTGGCGCACTGGAAACCCAAGGCACAAGTGAGATCCAAGCGCTGCTGAATAACAATGTCACGTCAACCATTCTGCTGGTACGTGAATTGGTGAAACGCTATAAGCAACAAGCAGTTAAGGTTGTGGTCGTGATGTCTACCGCCGCCCTCGCCGCCAAAGCGGGTGAGTCGACTTACTGCGCCGCCAAATGGGCGGTAAGGGGCTTTATCGAATCGGTACGTTTGGAGCTCAAACAGAGTCAGATGAAGTTGATTGCGGTTTATCCCGGCGGTATGGATACCGGCTTTTGGCCGAGTAGTGGTAAGAGTCTAGATACCTCAAGCTTTATGTCCGCCGATGAGGCCGCAAGCATGCTAAAACAAGCACTGCTCGCCACTGAACATGGTTATATCGCCGATATCACCATACAAAGAGGTTAA
- the ubiD gene encoding 4-hydroxy-3-polyprenylbenzoate decarboxylase has protein sequence MSFKDLRSFIDHLEANGELKRISYPVDPHLEMTEIADRVLRAKGPALLFENPTNHSMPVLANLFGTPKRVAMALGKEDPLALRDVGELLAFLKEPEPPRGFKDAISKIPMFKQALNMPPKTVRNPACQQVVKTGDEVDLTQLPIQHCWPGDVAPLVTWGLTITKGPRKSRQNLGIYRQQLLGKNKLIMRWLSHRGGALDFADFKEQFPGERYPVVVALGSDPVTILGAVTPVPDAMSEYAFAGLLRGERTEVCKALSCDLEVPASSEIILEGYIDPDEMAEEGPYGDHTGYYNETDKFPVFTVTHITHRKDPIYHSTYTGRPPDEPAMLGVALNEVFVPILRKQYPEIIDFYLPPEGCSYRMAVISIRKQYPGHAKRVMMGAWSFLRQFMYTKFIVVVDDDVNCRDWNDVIWAITTRMDPKRDTVMIDNTPIDYLDFASPVAGLGSKMGLDATNKREGETNREWGTPIVMDPKVKQKIDSIWDELGIDDSPTL, from the coding sequence ATGAGTTTTAAGGATTTACGCAGCTTTATTGATCATCTGGAAGCCAATGGCGAACTCAAACGCATTAGCTACCCCGTTGATCCTCATTTAGAAATGACAGAGATCGCTGATCGCGTTCTACGCGCCAAAGGCCCTGCACTCCTATTCGAAAATCCAACGAATCATTCAATGCCAGTGCTGGCCAACCTCTTTGGTACCCCAAAACGCGTCGCCATGGCGCTGGGCAAAGAAGACCCGCTCGCGCTGCGCGATGTAGGTGAGCTGCTGGCGTTTTTAAAAGAACCCGAGCCACCACGCGGCTTTAAAGACGCGATTTCAAAAATCCCCATGTTCAAGCAAGCCTTGAATATGCCGCCTAAGACGGTGCGTAATCCCGCCTGCCAGCAAGTGGTAAAAACGGGCGATGAAGTCGATTTAACTCAGCTGCCGATTCAGCATTGCTGGCCGGGCGATGTCGCGCCTTTGGTCACTTGGGGCTTAACCATTACCAAAGGTCCGCGTAAGAGTCGCCAAAACCTTGGGATCTACCGTCAACAGTTGCTCGGCAAGAATAAACTCATTATGCGCTGGCTGTCCCACCGTGGTGGCGCCCTCGACTTTGCCGATTTTAAAGAGCAATTCCCCGGCGAGCGTTACCCTGTGGTGGTAGCCTTAGGCTCTGATCCTGTGACCATTTTAGGCGCGGTCACCCCAGTGCCCGATGCCATGAGCGAATACGCCTTCGCAGGATTGCTGCGCGGCGAGCGTACCGAAGTCTGCAAGGCATTAAGCTGTGATTTAGAAGTGCCCGCCAGCAGCGAGATCATCCTCGAAGGCTATATCGATCCCGACGAAATGGCCGAAGAAGGCCCCTACGGCGACCACACGGGTTACTACAACGAGACGGATAAATTCCCAGTCTTTACCGTGACCCATATTACCCACCGTAAGGATCCGATTTACCACAGCACCTACACAGGCCGTCCACCGGATGAACCCGCCATGTTAGGTGTGGCACTCAACGAAGTGTTTGTGCCGATTTTGCGTAAGCAATATCCTGAAATTATTGATTTTTACCTGCCGCCCGAAGGTTGCTCCTATCGGATGGCGGTGATCTCGATTCGTAAACAATACCCTGGCCATGCGAAACGGGTGATGATGGGCGCTTGGTCCTTCCTGCGCCAATTTATGTATACCAAATTTATTGTGGTGGTCGACGACGATGTGAATTGCCGCGACTGGAACGATGTGATTTGGGCCATTACCACCCGTATGGATCCTAAGCGCGATACCGTGATGATCGATAACACGCCTATCGATTACCTCGACTTTGCCTCCCCCGTGGCAGGCCTCGGCTCCAAAATGGGCCTCGATGCCACCAATAAGCGGGAAGGCGAAACCAACCGCGAATGGGGCACACCGATCGTGATGGATCCTAAGGTTAAGCAAAAGATCGACTCAATCTGGGATGAGTTAGGCATAGACGACAGCCCAACCCTATAA
- a CDS encoding MFS transporter has product MQAVQPQTQAQSSALWVLLALALGTFALGTTEFAAMTLVPYIASDLSVDVAHVSYAISAYALGVVVGSPIIMVLGVRIKRRTLLIALAAMMAVANGLSALAPSLNWLVFFRFLSGLPHGAYFGVAMLLAASLVPPDMKARAVSRVIIGLTLATIVGVPFATWMGQTVGWRSGIGIVAIIAAVTAVMLYFLAPNVAVPQNASPKKELQTLKNREVWLTLGIAAIGFGGIFCVYTYLAETLIQVTQVEPFKIPVMIAVFGIGATLGTLVCGWAADKSALAAAFWSLVLSTLVLALYPSLTGSYWALMPIVFFVGSGIGLATIVQARLMDVAPDGQAMTGALVQCAFNLANAIGPWVGSLVILSGQGIAATGYAAALLSLGGLVMWWLTHRESRRADNLCTANCID; this is encoded by the coding sequence TTGCAAGCAGTTCAACCCCAGACTCAGGCTCAAAGCAGCGCGCTTTGGGTGTTACTCGCCTTGGCATTAGGCACCTTTGCCTTAGGCACCACAGAATTTGCCGCCATGACCTTAGTGCCTTATATCGCCAGTGATTTAAGTGTTGATGTCGCCCATGTGAGTTATGCCATCAGTGCCTATGCCCTTGGGGTGGTGGTGGGCTCGCCCATCATTATGGTGCTGGGGGTGAGGATTAAGCGGCGCACGCTGTTAATCGCCTTGGCCGCCATGATGGCGGTTGCCAATGGTTTAAGCGCCCTAGCACCCAGCTTGAATTGGTTGGTCTTTTTCCGCTTTTTAAGTGGCTTGCCCCATGGGGCTTACTTTGGGGTGGCTATGTTACTGGCGGCGTCCTTAGTGCCCCCCGATATGAAGGCTCGAGCGGTTTCTCGGGTGATTATCGGCTTAACCTTAGCCACTATCGTTGGCGTGCCCTTCGCGACTTGGATGGGACAAACCGTCGGTTGGCGCTCAGGTATCGGCATAGTGGCGATTATTGCCGCCGTGACTGCTGTGATGCTGTATTTTCTCGCGCCGAATGTCGCCGTACCGCAAAATGCCAGCCCGAAAAAAGAGCTGCAAACACTGAAGAACCGTGAAGTTTGGCTCACGCTCGGCATTGCGGCTATCGGTTTTGGCGGGATTTTCTGTGTGTATACCTATCTGGCCGAGACGCTGATCCAAGTCACCCAAGTCGAGCCCTTTAAAATCCCGGTGATGATTGCGGTCTTTGGAATTGGCGCCACCTTGGGCACTTTAGTCTGTGGCTGGGCGGCGGATAAGTCGGCGCTGGCGGCGGCATTTTGGTCGCTGGTGTTAAGCACCTTAGTGTTGGCGCTGTATCCGAGTTTGACGGGATCTTATTGGGCATTAATGCCGATTGTATTCTTTGTGGGTTCGGGGATTGGTCTAGCAACCATAGTACAGGCGCGATTAATGGATGTGGCCCCCGATGGGCAAGCCATGACGGGCGCCTTAGTACAATGTGCCTTTAACCTTGCCAATGCGATTGGCCCATGGGTTGGCAGCTTAGTGATCTTATCAGGCCAAGGCATCGCCGCGACTGGCTATGCCGCAGCGCTGTTATCCCTCGGTGGTTTAGTCATGTGGTGGTTAACCCATAGGGAGAGTCGCCGCGCTGATAATCTTTGTACTGCAAACTGCATTGATTAA
- the accB gene encoding acetyl-CoA carboxylase biotin carboxyl carrier protein → MAVDLRKIKKLIELVQESGIAELAITEGEESIRITRYGPHTASAPEGAHHLAPSSALTPKPAKARDALPVIEGFVQVSPMVGTFHTSQGQTEAPLVRIDQRVARGDTLCIIEAMRMQNPIEAERDGIVGAIWVKDGDDVAFDQPLFTLIEAETSK, encoded by the coding sequence ATGGCGGTTGACCTTCGAAAGATCAAAAAACTGATTGAATTAGTGCAGGAATCTGGGATTGCAGAGCTGGCGATTACCGAAGGGGAAGAGTCTATTCGCATCACCCGCTACGGCCCGCACACCGCAAGCGCACCTGAAGGCGCGCATCATCTTGCGCCCTCTTCTGCACTCACGCCAAAGCCTGCCAAAGCCCGTGACGCCCTGCCTGTGATTGAAGGCTTTGTGCAAGTATCGCCCATGGTGGGCACCTTCCATACCTCGCAAGGCCAAACCGAGGCGCCCTTGGTGCGCATCGATCAAAGGGTGGCCCGCGGCGACACACTTTGCATTATCGAAGCCATGCGAATGCAAAATCCCATCGAGGCCGAGCGTGACGGTATAGTCGGCGCCATTTGGGTGAAAGATGGGGACGATGTCGCCTTCGACCAGCCGCTGTTCACCCTGATCGAAGCTGAGACTTCAAAATAG